Below is a window of Streptomyces qaidamensis DNA.
TCACCCGCCAGGACATGGACGAGTTCGGCGTCCGCTCGCAGAACCTCGCCGAAGAGGCCATCAAGAACGGCTTCTGGGAGCGCGAGATCACCCCGGTGACCCTCCCCGACGGCACGGTCGTCTCCAAGGACGACGGCCCCCGCGCCGGCGTCACACTGGAGGGCGCGCAGGGCCTCAAGCCGGTCTTCCGCCCCGACGGCCTGGTCACCGCCGCCAACTGCTGCCCGCTGAACGACGGCGCCGCCGCGCTGGTGATCATGTCCGACACCAAGGCCCGCGAGCTCGGCCTCACCCCGCTCGCCCGCATCGTGTCGACCGGCGTCTCCGGCCTGTCGCCCGAGATCATGGGCCTCGGCCCGGTGGAGGCCAGCAAGCAGGCCCTCGGCCGCGCCGGGCTGACCATCGACGACATCGACCTGGTCGAGATCAACGAGGCGTTCGCCGCCCAGGTGATCCCCTCCTACCGCGACCTGGGCATCCCGCTGGAGAAGCTGAACGTCAACGGCGGTGCCATCGCCGTCGGCCACCCCTTCGGCATGACCGGCGCCCGCATCACCACCACGCTCATCAACTCCCTGCAGTTCCACGACAAGCAGTTCGGTCTGGAGACGATGTGCGTCGGCGGCGGCCAGGGCATGGCCATGGTCATCGAGCGCCTCAGCTGAGCGGCGCACCGTAGCCGCCATAGCACCCGCTGTGAGCTACCGGCCCAGAACCCTGGAAACACCAGGGTTCTGGGCTGTTTTGTGATCCAATCTCCCCCAGGATGTGACCTATCTCCCTCCGCCAGGGGAGAACCCCAGGTCACAGCAGCCCCACCCTCTCCCCCGACACCGAAGCCCTGTCCGTTTCGTGACCTTACGCACTGACAGCTGGTTAGTCCGCCCTTCAAGCTGATGTAGGAAGTCGGGGGTCGACTTTGAACCGGGAGTACGTCAGTGAGCGCCATGCCGATCGCGTTGCTGGTCACCACGGCCGCCACGGGCGCCGTGGGCGTCGCCGTCCTGCGCACCGTCCTGCAGCTGCGCCGACAGGTCGCGGCCCTGCACACCGCGCTGGCCGAGAGCCGCGCCGCCACCACCCGTGCGCTGCTGCCCGCCGCTCGTACCGCTGCCGACACCGATGAGATACGTGCCGCCGTGGCGGCCGCGCTCGCCGAGGAGCGGGAGCGGGAGCTCGCCGAGGCGCGGGCGTTCTGGGCCGCCCAGGAGGCCCGTGACGCCTCCGACGCGCCTTCTCTGCTGGGCCTGCCCGAGGTCGATCTGTTCCTGCCCCGCCAGGCGGATTTCGCGGGTCTGGAGCCGGTGTCCGAGCCCGGCGCGGAGGCCGAGGAGCCGGCCGCCGAGTCCCCGGAGCTGGCCGCGGCCCGCCGCCGCCACCCCTCCCACCCGGACTTCGTGCCGACGCAGTCGCCCGTCGTGAACGACCACGAGCGCACCGTCGCCACCCTGGAGGAGCTGGCCTCCTCCCGCGTCGAGCTGACGGACGTCCGCCCCGGCCCGCTGGGCACCCTGGACGTCTACGTGTTCGCCGACGGCACGACCCTGTGCATGACCCCGGGCCACCGCGAGACGGCGGAACACCTCGCCGCGGCCCTGCGCACGGGCAAGACCCCCGTCCTCCTGGGCGGCTCCGGCATCTCCGGCGCCTACACCCTGACGTTCGAGTGCGGCGAGGAGAACGTCTACATCCTGGCCGACCGGGTCATCGCGTCCCTGTAGTGCTTCAGGGGCGCGGGAAGCCGCGCGAGCAACCACACGAAACCTGCATCCGCAAACGTCGCTCAGACCCCCGCCCGCTTCTGCGCCTCCTCCACCAACGTCAGCGCTCCATCGAGGTCGGCATCGCTGCGAAGCGCAACGGCCAGATCATTCCCGGCCACGGTGATCTGATCCGCCGCCGCGAACATCCCCGCATCCGGCATCTCCCGAGGCTCCACGCCCGGTTCCTCCAGCTCCTGCGCCCAACGAGCGAGCTGCCGGGCCAGCGCCAGCGCTTCAGCGGCAGCTCCCCGCTGCAACCGGCTCTGGGGCGCGGCCCTCAAACGATCGGCGAAGTGTTCCACCGCACGGGTCAGAGGCGTCGTATCAACCACGCCGCGAGCGTACGCGTCGCACCGGGACTGTTGCCAACGGGCGAACACTCAGGCACGGTGACCTGAAGGACCGGCTTACATCCCAGCGTCCGGAGGCGCCGATGTCCCAAGTCTTCTCCGAAGAGACCCATCGCAACATGCTCGCCCGCATCCCCCACTGCACCGGTCGTGAGATCTCCGACTGGTTGCGCACCGTCGAGGACGGCCCGTCACTCTTCCGCTTCGAGGAAAAAGTCAGCTGGCTCCGGCACGAGCACAACCTCGCGTACGGCCACGCGAAGGCGATCATCCACGAGTACGACCTGAGGAGGGCCGCGCGCAAACTGCTCTAGGGCCTGATCCAGACGACAGACCCTAAGCGCGCACCGCTCCGGGCCCGTACGCCTGGACGACGAAGGGCCCCGGCCGGAGCCGGGGCCCTTCGCGCTACGACCGTCGGAACTAGTCGCTGCTGTTGAGGATCGAGAGAAGCCTCAGGAACTCCAGGTAGATCCACACCAGCGTCAGCGTGAGGCCGAAGGCCGCGAGCCAGGCCTCCTCGCGCGGGGCGCCGTAGGCGACGCCGTCCTCGACCTGCTTGAAGTCCAGGGCGAGGAAGCAGGCGCCGAGGATGATGCCGATGACGCCGAAGACGACGCCGAGGGCGCCACTGCGGAAGCCGAGACCGTCACCGCCGCCGAACACCGCGAACAGCAGGTTCACGGTCATCAGCAGGATGAAGCCGAGCGCGGCCGCCATCACGAAGCCGTAGAAGCGGCGGTTGACGCGGATCCAGCCGGCCTTGTAGGCGATCAGCACACCGGCGAAGACCGCCATGGTGCCGATCACGGCCTGCATGGCCGCGCCATCGGCGATGCGGTTGTCGACGATGTTGGAGATGACGCCGAGGAAGACACCCTCGAACGCGGCGTACGTCAGGATCAGCGCGGGCGAGGCCTTGCGCTTGAAGGACTGCACGAACGCCAGGACCATGCCGATCAGCGCGGCACCGATGCCGATGCCGTAACTGCGGCTGATGTTGGCGTCGTCGACCGGCAGCAGCGCCCAGGAGAGCGCCGCGGTGACGATGAGCACGCCGAGCGTGCTCGCCGTGCGCAGGACGACGTCGTCGATGGTCATCCGGCCGGTGGTGGCCGGTGCCTGCGGCGGTGCGCCGTGCTGCAGGTCCTGCTGGGCGTAAGGGTTCTGCGCGTACGGGTTCTGCGCGTACTGGTCGCCCGTCGGCTGCGCGTACGGGTTGCCCTGGGTGGCGACAGCGGGACCCCCGGCCTGCGGCGCGGTGTTGAAGCCCGCGTAGCCGTTGTCGCGGCTGAACCCCCGTCGCGAGAAGACCGGGTTTCTGCTCCTCATTTCACTCCTCCATGGCCACCAGGCGTGGCCTTGGCTCAAGAGTAATAGGTAGGCAAAGGAATGACCCTACTGCTTGGGGAGGATCTTTCCCTCGTCGTGCTGCGCAACACGCTACGTGGCTTCGTGATTCCCCTCACCGGAGGGGGCCATTCACCGGCTCATCCGAAGGGGAAGCCGGTGTACGCCTCCGCCAGGTCCGTCTCCGCGGCGCGGGAGGAGGCGATCCGCTCCAGCCGGGCGAGCTGGAGCCGGTCCTCGAAGGCCGTCGCGCCGGGTGCGCGGTGCAGCAGGGCCGTCATGTCGTAGGAGAACCGCTCGGCCTGCCAGACGCGGTGCAGGCAGGTCCGCGAGTAGGCGTCGAGCAGCTCGGGCGATCCGGTCTCCTGCTGGTGGACGAGGGCCCGGGCGAAGGTGGCGACGTCACCGGCGGCGAGGTTCAGCCCCTTCGCGCCGGTCGGCGGCACGATGTGCGCGGCGTCGCCGGCGAGGAAGAGGCGGCCGTGGCGCATGGGCTCGTGGACGTAGGAGCGCATGGGGGTGACCGTCTTCTGGGTGATCGGGCCGCGCTCCAGGCGCCAGTCGTCGTCGGTCTCGAACCGGCGCTCCAGCTCGTCCCAGATCTCCTCGTCGCTCCAGGCCCCGGGGTCGGTGCCGTCGGGCACCTGGAGGTAGAGCCGGGAGACGGACGGCGAGCGCATGGACAGCAGGGCGAAGCCGCGGTCGTGGCGGGCGTAGACCAGTTCGTCGTGCGAGGGCGGCACGTCGGCGAGGATGCCGAGCCAGCCGAAGGGGTACGTACGTTCGAAGACCTGGGTGAGTGCGGCGGGGATCGCCTTGCGGGCCACGCCCCAGAAGCCGTCGCAGCCGACGACGTAGGCGCACTCCAGGACGTCCTCGCGGCCCTCGTGGCGGAAGCGGATCCGCGGGGCGTCGGTGCCGGCGTCCTCCACGGCCAGCGCCTCCGCCTCGAAGAGCAGGGGCCCGCCCTCCCGGAGCTGGAGGGCGATGAGGTCCTTGCACACCTCGGTCTGGGCGTAGACCATCACGGACCGGCCGCCGGTGAGGGCGGGGAAGTCGACGCGGTGGCGCGTGCGGTCGAAGCGCAGTTCGATGCCGTCGTGGCGCAGCCCCTCGCGATCCAGGCGCTCCCCGGCTCCGGCCGCGCGCAGCACGTCCGCCGTGCCCTGCTCCAGGATCCCGGCCCGCTGCCGCCGCTCCACGTAGGCGCGGTCGCGGCCCTCCAGGACGACGGAGTCGATGCCGGCGTTGTGGAGCAGCCGGGCGAGGAGGAGGCCGGCCGGGCCCGCTCCGATGATGCCGACGGTGGTACGCATCGGGCGACCTCTTCTCGTGCATCTGCGTTCGTCAGGTGAAATTTCCTTCACCATGTGCCTGTGAGTGTCCGACGGCATGCGACCGCTGTCAACGGGCACGCCGTGAACTCTTCAATGGACCACGCAGGGATCGGAAGGTGCCCGGAGCCGGACTTGAACCGGCACGCCCGCGAAGGGGCAGCGAGGTTTAAGCTCGCCGTGTCTGCATTCCACCATCCGGGCAGGCCGTGGGCTCCGCATCGAGGTTCCGAGACTATCCGGACGGGTCCCCCGAACAGCGGAAGCGTGGACCGATGTTGTCTTATTTTATTGACGTCTGAGGGTGCATCAGCACACGGAACACGCCATCCGCACTTGCCAATAGCCTTGCGTGCGACGGTCGGCCGCGCATGCGGAATGACGGAATTTCACCGCCTGAACGAGGGCACTCCACCTGTTCTCGACACCCGGACTCATCGGTTCCCGACACCGCGGCCCCTCAGGGGCGTTCGTCATCCCCAGGTATGACACTGCGCCGCGCGGTCAGACCGCAGACGGCCTTCGGAACCGGAACAACGGGTGACTACACGGCGGCGTGGGACCTGGACGATGGAACACGTCCTTCCCCGACCCCAGCCGTCCGACAGGAGAACCATCCCGTGACCACCGCACCCCTCACCGACCGGGCCACCACCGCGGCCGCGCGCGCCACGGATCTGTCGAAGATCTACGGACAGGGTGAGACCCAGGTGGTCGCCCTGGACCGGGTCTCTGTGGACTTCCGGCAGGCGGAGTTCACCGCGATCATGGGCCCCTCCGGTTCCGGCAAGTCCACGCTGATGCACTGCGTGGCCGGCCTCGACTCCTTCTCCTCCGGGTCGGTGCGCATAGGCGACACCGAGCTCGGCTCCCTGAAGGACAAGCAGCTGACCAAGCTGCGCCGGGACAAGATCGGCTTCATCTTCCAGGCGTTCAACCTGCTGCCGACCCTGACGGCCCTGGAGAACATCACCCTTCCGATGGACATCGCGGGGCGCAAGCCGGACAAGGAGTGGCTGGACTCCGTCATCCGGATGGTCGGCCTGGCGGACCGGCTCGGTCACCGCCCGTCCCAGCTCTCCGGCGGACAGCAGCAGCGCGTCGCCGTGGCCCGGGCGCTGGCCTCCCGGCCCGAGATCATCTTCGGCGACGAGCCCACCGGAAACCTCGACTCGCGCTCCGGCGCCGAGGTGCTGGGCTTCCTGCGCAACTCCGTGCGGGAGCTGGGCCAGACGGTCGTGATGGTGACGCACGACCCGGTGGCCGCGGCCTACGCGGACCGGGTGATCTTCCTGGCGGACGGCCGGATCGTCGACGAGATGCACGGGCCGACGGCCGACTTGGTGCTCGACCGCATGAAGGCGTTCGACGCCAAGGGCCGCACCAGCTGATCCCCCGTCAGGACCGACAGGACTGAGAAGAAGAACCCATGTTCCGTACCGCCTTGCGCACCGTGCTCGCGCACAAGGCCCGGCTCCTGATGACCGTGCTCGCCGTGATGCTCGGCGTGGCCTTCGTGTCGGGGACCCTGGTCTTCACCAACACCATCTCCGACGCCTACCAGAAGAGTTCGGCGAAGGGCTTCGACCACGTCGACGTCGCCATGACGGCGGAGTACGAGGCTTCCGAGGGCGACCGGGTCGGCAAACTCCACGAGCTGAACCAGGCCACGCTCGACAAGAGCGAGCGGGTGCCCGGGGCCGCGTCCGCCATCGGGGTCGTGCACAACTTCACCGCCGTCGCCGACAAGAACGGCAAGCTGATCGGCCAGGGCTTCCAGTCGCAGGGCGGCAACTACTGGGGCACCAAGGACCCGCGTTACCCGCTCGTCAGCGGGCACGCCCCCAAGGGCCCGGGCGAGATCCTCATCGACTCCGCGACGGCGAAGCGCGCCGGCTACGAGGTCGGCGACACCGTACGGATGTCCGTCGACGGGCCGGTCCTGACACCGAAGATCACCGGCATCTTCACCACCGACGACGGCAACGTCGCGGCCGGCGGCAGCCTCACCCTGTTCGACACGGCGACCGCCCAGAAACTGCTGGGCAAGCCGGGCGTGTACGACGAGATCGACGTCAAGGCCAAGCCGGGCGTCACCCAGGCCGCGCTGAAGGCGCAGCTGGACAAGGCACTGCCCGAAGGCACCGTCTCCACCACCACCGGCAAGCAACTCGCCGACGACCAGGCGCAGATGATCGCCCGGTCGATGAGCGGCATGCAGACGGGCCTGCTGGTCTTCGCCGGCATCGCCCTGTTCGTCGGCACGTTCATCATCGCCAACACCTTCACCATGCTGGTCGCCCAGCGCACCAGGGAGCTGGCGCTGATGCGCGCGGTCGGCGCCTCGCGCCGGCAGGTGACGCGCTCGGTGCTGATCGAGGCGTTCGTGGTCGGCGCGGTCGCCGCCGTGACCGGGCTGATCGCGGGCATCGGCATCGGGGCCGGACTGCGCTCCCTGATGGGCACGTTCGACGCGACCGTGCCCGACGGTCCGCTGGTGATCAAGCCGACGACCATCGTCGCCGCGCTCGCGGTCGGCATCCTGGTGACCATGCTGGCGGCGTGGCTGCCCGGCCGCCGGGCCGCGAAGATCCCGCCGGTGGCTGCCATGAGCAGCGTGCACGCCAAGGCCACGACCAAGTCGCTGGTGCTGCGCAACACGCTGGGCACCCTGGTCTCGGCCGCGGGCATCGCCGTGGTCCTCGTGGCCACGACCATGGACGGCTCGGACGGCCAGATACCGATGGGCTTCGGCGCGGTACTGCTGATCATCGGCGTGTTCATCCTGACGCCGCTGCTGTCCCGCCCGCTGATCGCCGCCGCGGCGCCGGTGCTGCGCGCCTTCGGCATCTCCGGCAAACTGGCCCGGCAGAACTCGGTGCGCAACCCGCGCCGTACGGCCGCCACCGCCTCCGCGCTGATGATCGGCCTGACCCTGATCACGGGCATGACGGTGACGGCGAGCAGCGTGCAGCAGGCCATCGTGAAAATGGCGTCGGCGTCGATCAAGGCCGACTACGTGGTGTCCATGGCGAACGGCAACCCGCTGTCGCCGGACGTCGAGAAGAAGCTGAAGCAGGCCGGTGACGTCACCGCCACCAGCCCGATGCTCAACGCCGAGACCCGGATCGACGGGCAGAGCGAGTACGTGACCGGTGTGAACGGCGGCGCGATCGGCGACCTGGTGGGTCCGAAGGTGGACGAAGGCGCCTTCAAGGTCGGCGGCGGCGACGTCGTCGTGGACAGCGAGACGGCCAAGTCCTACGGCTGGAAGGCCGGTTCCGCCTTCACCCTCGCCTACGAGGACGGCAAGAAGCAGAAGCTCACGGTCGCCGGGACCTACGAGAGCAACGACTTCCTGCGCGGCATCCTGCTCGACGAGAAGACCCTCGCCCCGCACACGTCGGACCCGTACAACATGAAGGTCATGGTGAAGACCGCGGACGGCACGTCCGGCGCGGTGCAGGACAAGCTGGAGAAGGCCCTTGGCACCAACCCGGGCATCAAGGTCCAGTCCAAGGCGGACATCTCCAACGAGATCGCGCAGATGGTCACGCTGATGCTGAACATGCTCTACGGCCTGCTCGCCATGGCGGTGATCGTGGCGGTTCTCGGCGTCATCAACACCCTGGCCATGTCGGTCTTCGAACGCTCCCAGGAGATCGGCATGCTCCGGGCGATCGGTCTGGACCGCAAGGGCATCAAGCAGATGGTCCGCCTGGAGTCCCTGGTGAT
It encodes the following:
- a CDS encoding 4-hydroxybenzoate 3-monooxygenase, whose protein sequence is MRTTVGIIGAGPAGLLLARLLHNAGIDSVVLEGRDRAYVERRQRAGILEQGTADVLRAAGAGERLDREGLRHDGIELRFDRTRHRVDFPALTGGRSVMVYAQTEVCKDLIALQLREGGPLLFEAEALAVEDAGTDAPRIRFRHEGREDVLECAYVVGCDGFWGVARKAIPAALTQVFERTYPFGWLGILADVPPSHDELVYARHDRGFALLSMRSPSVSRLYLQVPDGTDPGAWSDEEIWDELERRFETDDDWRLERGPITQKTVTPMRSYVHEPMRHGRLFLAGDAAHIVPPTGAKGLNLAAGDVATFARALVHQQETGSPELLDAYSRTCLHRVWQAERFSYDMTALLHRAPGATAFEDRLQLARLERIASSRAAETDLAEAYTGFPFG
- a CDS encoding ABC transporter permease yields the protein MFRTALRTVLAHKARLLMTVLAVMLGVAFVSGTLVFTNTISDAYQKSSAKGFDHVDVAMTAEYEASEGDRVGKLHELNQATLDKSERVPGAASAIGVVHNFTAVADKNGKLIGQGFQSQGGNYWGTKDPRYPLVSGHAPKGPGEILIDSATAKRAGYEVGDTVRMSVDGPVLTPKITGIFTTDDGNVAAGGSLTLFDTATAQKLLGKPGVYDEIDVKAKPGVTQAALKAQLDKALPEGTVSTTTGKQLADDQAQMIARSMSGMQTGLLVFAGIALFVGTFIIANTFTMLVAQRTRELALMRAVGASRRQVTRSVLIEAFVVGAVAAVTGLIAGIGIGAGLRSLMGTFDATVPDGPLVIKPTTIVAALAVGILVTMLAAWLPGRRAAKIPPVAAMSSVHAKATTKSLVLRNTLGTLVSAAGIAVVLVATTMDGSDGQIPMGFGAVLLIIGVFILTPLLSRPLIAAAAPVLRAFGISGKLARQNSVRNPRRTAATASALMIGLTLITGMTVTASSVQQAIVKMASASIKADYVVSMANGNPLSPDVEKKLKQAGDVTATSPMLNAETRIDGQSEYVTGVNGGAIGDLVGPKVDEGAFKVGGGDVVVDSETAKSYGWKAGSAFTLAYEDGKKQKLTVAGTYESNDFLRGILLDEKTLAPHTSDPYNMKVMVKTADGTSGAVQDKLEKALGTNPGIKVQSKADISNEIAQMVTLMLNMLYGLLAMAVIVAVLGVINTLAMSVFERSQEIGMLRAIGLDRKGIKQMVRLESLVISLFGGVLGIGLGVFFGWAAGELLATQLTTYELVLPWARMGVFLLLAATVGVLAALWPARRAARLNMLDAIKAE
- a CDS encoding Bax inhibitor-1/YccA family membrane protein, whose amino-acid sequence is MRSRNPVFSRRGFSRDNGYAGFNTAPQAGGPAVATQGNPYAQPTGDQYAQNPYAQNPYAQQDLQHGAPPQAPATTGRMTIDDVVLRTASTLGVLIVTAALSWALLPVDDANISRSYGIGIGAALIGMVLAFVQSFKRKASPALILTYAAFEGVFLGVISNIVDNRIADGAAMQAVIGTMAVFAGVLIAYKAGWIRVNRRFYGFVMAAALGFILLMTVNLLFAVFGGGDGLGFRSGALGVVFGVIGIILGACFLALDFKQVEDGVAYGAPREEAWLAAFGLTLTLVWIYLEFLRLLSILNSSD
- a CDS encoding ABC transporter ATP-binding protein → MTTAPLTDRATTAAARATDLSKIYGQGETQVVALDRVSVDFRQAEFTAIMGPSGSGKSTLMHCVAGLDSFSSGSVRIGDTELGSLKDKQLTKLRRDKIGFIFQAFNLLPTLTALENITLPMDIAGRKPDKEWLDSVIRMVGLADRLGHRPSQLSGGQQQRVAVARALASRPEIIFGDEPTGNLDSRSGAEVLGFLRNSVRELGQTVVMVTHDPVAAAYADRVIFLADGRIVDEMHGPTADLVLDRMKAFDAKGRTS
- a CDS encoding acetyl-CoA C-acetyltransferase; this encodes MPEAVIVSAARSPIGRAVKGSLKDLRPDDLTATIIQAALAKVPELDPKDIDDLMLGCGLPGGEQGHNLGRIVAVQMGMDHLPGCTITRYCSSSLQTSRMALHAIKAGEGDVFISAGVETVSRYAKGSSDGLPDTHNPLFADAEARTVATAQSEGSTWHDPREDGLLPDPYIAMGQTAENLARAKGVTRQDMDEFGVRSQNLAEEAIKNGFWEREITPVTLPDGTVVSKDDGPRAGVTLEGAQGLKPVFRPDGLVTAANCCPLNDGAAALVIMSDTKARELGLTPLARIVSTGVSGLSPEIMGLGPVEASKQALGRAGLTIDDIDLVEINEAFAAQVIPSYRDLGIPLEKLNVNGGAIAVGHPFGMTGARITTTLINSLQFHDKQFGLETMCVGGGQGMAMVIERLS
- a CDS encoding DUF4287 domain-containing protein; amino-acid sequence: MSQVFSEETHRNMLARIPHCTGREISDWLRTVEDGPSLFRFEEKVSWLRHEHNLAYGHAKAIIHEYDLRRAARKLL